The DNA region ACCACCTACGCTTCTACCCGTTCCTCCTATCCCTACACCTACCGTGTTATTTCTAGGAGCCTGAAACGATTCGCTTTCTATATTAATATAAAAATCCGGGTCTTCCGAAAAGCGGATTCCTTTCAATTGCATTTCTGAATTTACAGCATGTAATAAGCGTTTGGTATCAAGCTCACTAAGACCTGTTTCCATATCAGGATAATAATTATAGGTACTATAATTAGAGAAATCGGTTGCTTTATCATAATCATAATTTACCTTGATCGCGTTACATGAGACCAAGAGTAAAATCAACAATAATGTAAAGGCATTTTTCATAGTCCAGTTTTATTAAATATAATGAATTTTAATTGGACAAAAATTTAGCTCTTACTAGCTGTTTAACATACCCCAAAGTTTATCTTTTAACTCTGTAATACCCTGTTGTGCTACGGATGAAATAAACATATATGGCACTTTCTCCAAATCTTTATCCAATTCTACGCTCATCTCTTCTATCAGTTCTTGATCGAGCATATCACTTTTAGAAATGGCTACCAAGCGCTCTTTATCCAGTAATTCCGGATTGTATCTTCGGAGTTCATCAAGAAGA from Zobellia alginiliquefaciens includes:
- a CDS encoding DUF4136 domain-containing protein encodes the protein MKNAFTLLLILLLVSCNAIKVNYDYDKATDFSNYSTYNYYPDMETGLSELDTKRLLHAVNSEMQLKGIRFSEDPDFYINIESESFQAPRNNTVGVGIGGTGRSVGGGVSVGIPVGQPKLEREIRFDFVDVKKDELFWQGQTQSSFKENVTPETREEKLHALVEKVFSKYPPTK